One Trichoderma asperellum chromosome 5, complete sequence genomic region harbors:
- a CDS encoding uncharacterized protein (EggNog:ENOG41) codes for MLPKAPTAPKLTVDGQPITVNWFQKWEKLEQLAMPTTGYTIKYSRRLNPSRDGAFPRASENEAVTGVNYTASETKAILGSLSDGCDYEIAVSVQTTVGMSAWSPIVVDHTAKMPSVASEMIHFLNKNRDKLSEATPEKSLKPGDIPRSKPWGLYSPGKGSGKDTLSLGLTEVARRYSTENRFQGEIAIRIVDVAADFKPKIKAAPIEAQNKTVVVVFAGTSGHGKSTQINAFISYLLSGEVDDLARIFVIDDCSAKQSESVTQIVTYFRIRPLSSLFQGKTLLIVDTPGYGDSWGVERDAFVTTTMSEFFKTVDHVNAIILTYRANEVRNTVLSPVSTYVFSLFAKDVRSCLRTVYTFSDAGSPLADGALQQLGCCLPWGWTNIYGYSLPFYKI; via the coding sequence CGAAGCTGACAGTTGATGGCCAACCCATCACTGTGAACTGGTTCCAAAAATGGGAGAAGCTCGAGCAGCTGGCCATGCCAACGACAGGCTACACAATCAAATACAGCCGTAGACTCAATCCCTCCAGGGACGGTGCCTTTCCTCGGGCAAGCGAAAACGAGGCCGTTACTGGGGTCAACTACACAGCTTCCgaaacaaaagcaatacTTGGCTCGCTTTCAGACGGCTGTGACTACGAAATCGCAGTTAGCGTTCAAACAACTGTGGGAATGTCGGCATGGAGCCCCATTGTCGTGGACCACACTGCCAAGATGCCATCTGTAGCTTCCGAGATGATCCATTTCTTGAACAAGAATAGGGACAAGTTATCAGAAGCGACTCCGGAAAAGTCTCTTAAGCCAGGTGACATCCCACGAAGCAAGCCGTGGGGCCTATATTCTCCCGGCAAAGGGAGTGGCAAGGATACACTTTCTCTTGGCCTCACCGAAGTGGCGCGGCGCTATAGCACAGAAAACCGATTTCAAGGCGAGATTGCTATTCGCATCGTCGACGTCGCCGCAGACTTCAAGCCCAAGATCAAGGCTGCACCAATAGAAGCTCAAAATAAGACTGTAGTGGTTGTGTTTGCGGGCACCAGTGGCCATGGTAAGAGCACGCAGATCAATGCCTTCATCTCATACCTGCTTAGCGGCGAAGTCGACGATCTGGCACGTATTTTCGTCATCGACGACTGCAGTGCCAAGCAGTCCGAGTCCGTGACACAAATCGTCACCTACTTCCGCATCCGACCACTATCATCACTTTTCCAGGGCAAAACGCTGCTCATCGTCGACACGCCTGGCTATGGTGACTCCTGGGGCGTTGAACGCGATGCTTTTGTCACAACGACCATGTCCGAGTTCTTCAAGACAGTCGATCACGTTaatgccatcatcctcaCCTATCGTGCCAACGAGGTCCGCAACACGGTTCTCAGCCCTGTGTCGACGTATGTGTTCTCGCTctttgccaaggatgttCGCAGCTGCCTGCGCACCGTCTACACCTTTAGCGATGCCGGGTCCCCTCTCGCTGACGGCGCCTTGCAACAGCTTGGATGTTGCCTACCTTGGGGATGGACAAATATATATGGATATTCTCTACCATTCTACAAAATTTAA
- a CDS encoding uncharacterized protein (EggNog:ENOG41): MSIPSYRERNLSVVAICALLAKLPATTAVALDWWKTLQFATMRNDIADAVSRVGHPIDEFEFWDSHYDIHGQALLSTATEILREGEDRLSKSFHVLSQSVKDFSIHMIPVSDEIFFPRTFPAGLTEPRWNRLVYFILHYPPFDPWGEILFLPDPYRDESSSESAASVYFGSVSTEASLPNLDIATLAIQRLYLAAARVALQMPVLREMELVAELGMGKYWHGFRYFVQGTLATATWTSSSGFMPEDEVLEHWHEVPKENLQLELNVVISGDKNAV, translated from the exons ATGTCCATTCCATCGTATCGAGAGAGAAATCTCTCTGTGGTGGCCATTTGTGCTTTGTTGGCGAAGCTACCAGCAACAACGGCTGTGGCGCTCGATTGGTGGAAAACGTTGCAATTTGCGACCATGCGAAATG ATATTGCCGATGCTGTGTCTCGGGTCGGCCATCCAATCGATGAATTTGAATTCTGGGACTCGCACTATGACATTCATGGCCAGGCTCTATTATCTACGGCTACTGAGATTTTGAGAGAAGGGGAAGACAGGCTTTCAAAGTCCTTTCATGTCCTATCTCAAAGCGTTAAAGATTTCAGCATTCACATGATTCCAGTCAGCGATGAAATATTCTTTCCTCGAACATTCCCTGCGGGTTTAACAGAGCCGCGATGGAACCGACTCGTCTACTTCATCTTACATTACCCACCGTTTGATCCCTGGGGTGAAATACTGTTCCTTCCCGACCCATATAGAGATGAATCATCCTCTGAGAGTGCAGCCTCAGTATATTTTGGTAGTGTCTCGACAGAGGCATCGTTGCCTAATCTAGATATTGCAACTCTAGCCATACAGCGGTTATACCTCGCTGCGGCACGCGTGGCCTTGCAGATGCCTGTACTAAGAGAAATGGAACTCGTGGCAGAGCTGGGAATGGGAAAATATTGGCATGGATTTCGGTATTTCGTACAAGGAACTTTAGCAACGGCAACTTGGACGAGCAGCTCTGGGTTTATGCCAGAAGATGAAGTATTGGAACACTGGCACGAGGTGCCAAAGGAAAACCTGCAACTAGAGCTCAATGTGGTGATTTCAGGCGACAAGAACGCTGTATAG